The following are encoded in a window of Microtus ochrogaster isolate Prairie Vole_2 linkage group LG7_11, MicOch1.0, whole genome shotgun sequence genomic DNA:
- the Cldn24 gene encoding putative claudin-24, with protein sequence MAFIFRTAMQSAGLSLSLLGWVLAIITTYLPHWKNLNLDLNEMENWTMGLWKACVIQEEVGRQCKDFDSFLALPAELQISRILMSLSNGLGLLGLLGSGCGLDCWRLGESQKGLKRRLLILGGFLLWTSGVLVLVPVSWVAHVTVQEFWDETLPEIVPRWEFGEALFLGWFAGFCLVLGGCLLHCAACWSPAAPASGHYAVAGLQDHGSYLENGTAQPHV encoded by the coding sequence ATGGCTTTCATCTTCAGAACGGCCATGCAATCTGCAGGGCTTTCTCTCTCACTGCTAGGATGGGTCCTGGCCATTATTACAACGTATCTGCCCCACTGGAAGAACCTCAACCTGGACCTGAACGAGATGGAAAACTGGACCATGGGGCTCTGGAAAGCCTGCGTCATCCAGGAGGAAGTAGGGAGGCAATGCAAGGACTTTGACTCCTTCCTGGCCTTGCCAGCTGAACTCCAGATCTCCAGGATCCTGATGTCTCTGTCGAATGGgctggggctgctggggctgctgggctCTGGCTGTGGCCTGGACTGCTGGAGGCTCGGAGAGAGCCAGAAGGGTCTGAAGAGGCGGCTGCTCATCTTGGGAGGGTTCCTGCTCTGGACTTCGGGCGTGCTGGTCCTGGTTCCTGTCTCCTGGGTGGCCCACGTGACGGTTCAGGAGTTCTGGGATGAGACCCTGCCTGAGATTGTGCCCAGGTGGGAGTTTGGGGAGGCCCTTTTCCTTGGCTGGTTTGCTGGCTTCTGCCTGGTACTTGGAGGGTGCCTGCTCCACTGTGCAGCCTGCTGGAGCCCGGCTGCCCCCGCCTCGGGCCACTATGCAGTGGCAGGATTGCAAGACCACGGTTCGTATCTGGAAAACGGAACTGCACAGCCTCACGTGTAA
- the LOC101989120 gene encoding claudin-22 — translation MGLVFRKATQSAALLLALLGWVLACLTNYLPHWKNLNLDLNEMENWTMGLWKACVIQEEVGRQCKDFDSFLALPAELQISRILMSLSNGLGLLGLLGSGCGLDCWRLGESQKGLKRRLLILGGFLLWTSGVLVLVPVSWVAHVTVQEFWDETLPEIVPRWEFGEALFLGWFAGFCLVLGGWLLHCAACWSPAAPASGHYAVAGLQDHCQQLELKHASSEI, via the coding sequence ATGGGCTTGGTTTTCCGGAAAGCCACGCAGTCCGCTGCACTTCTGCTAGCCCTGCTGGGATGGGTTTTAGCCTGCCTCACCAACTACTTGCCCCACTGGAAGAACCTCAACCTGGACCTGAACGAGATGGAAAACTGGACCATGGGGCTCTGGAAAGCCTGCGTCATccaggaggaagtggggaggcaATGCAAGGACTTTGACTCCTTCCTGGCCTTGCCAGCTGAACTCCAGATCTCCAGGATCCTGATGTCTCTGTCGAATGGgctggggctgctggggctgctgggctCTGGCTGTGGCCTGGACTGCTGGAGGCTCGGAGAGAGCCAGAAGGGTCTGAAGAGGCGGCTGCTCATCTTGGGAGGGTTCCTGCTCTGGACTTCGGGCGTGCTGGTCCTGGTTCCTGTCTCCTGGGTGGCCCACGTGACGGTTCAGGAGTTCTGGGATGAGACCCTGCCTGAGATTGTGCCCAGGTGGGAGTTTGGGGAGGCCCTTTTCCTTGGCTGGTTTGCTGGCTTCTGCCTGGTGCTGGGAGGGTGGTTGCTCCACTGTGCAGCCTGCTGGAGCCCGGCTGCCCCCGCCTCGGGCCACTATGCAGTGGCAGGATTGCAAGACCACTGTCAGCAGCTGGAGCTGAAACACGCCAGCTCAGAAATCTAA